The following nucleotide sequence is from Chromobacterium rhizoryzae.
TTGTTGGCGTCCATCATTCTGGCCAGCAAAGCCTGATCCAGGCTGCCCCAGTTGACGCCGATGCGCACCGGCTTGCCGTATTCGATGGCGGTGCGGATCATGAAGGCGAATTTGTCGTCGCCCTTGGCGCCCTTGCCCACATTGCCCGGATTGATCCGGTATTTGGCCAGCGCGCGCGCGCAATCGGGATATTCCTTCAGCAGGCGATCGCCGTTGAAATGGAAATCGCCGACCAAGGGAACGGCACAGCCGGCATCGTCCAGCCGTTGGCGGATTTCCGCCACCTTGGCCGCCGCCTCCGGCGAGTTGACGGTGATGCGCACCAGCTCCGAGCCGGCTTCCGCCAGCTCCAGCACTTGCCGCACCGTGGCCGCCGCGTCCGCGGTGTCGGTGTTGGTCATGGACTGCACCACCACCGGAGCGTCCGATCCTACAATGACATGCCCCACCCTAGCCTGCAGGGTGGGGCGTCGCGCGATGTTCACGCTATCCATTCGCTACCTTGAATTACTTGAGTTCCAGCTTTGCCGTGGTGCCGCGGATCTTGTCCGTGAGGTCCACCGCTTGGCCATTGAAATTCACCGCCACTTGCGAGGCGTTGCCGATCACCAGTTTGAACGGCGGCGTGCCGACCGCTTCCTGGGTGCTGCCCGGCTGCAAGGTCTGGAACACCAGCTTCTTGCCGGTGGCGTCCACCACCGACACCCAGGCTTCCGCCTCCTTGACCGTCAACACCAGCTTGCCGCTGGCCGCCGCCACGGCGGCGCTGGCCTGCGGTTTGGCGAGCGGCGGCGCCGACAGGACCGGGGCGCTGGCCACGCTGGCCGCCTTGACCGGCTGCGGCGCGGAGGCCGGAGCGGGCGCAGGAGCGACAGCCGGCGCCGAGGCGGGCGTCTCCGCGACGAAGGCGGCGGGAACGGAAGCCTCGCCCGTCGGCGCCGAAGATAGTTCGGTCGCCATGGCTGCGGACGCGTCCGCGGCCGCCCGGCCTTCGCCGCCACGACTGCTGGCCAGCCACGCCACGCCGCCGCCCAGCGCCGCCACCACCAGCAAGCCTACGATCCATTTGCCGGAAGATCCGCCCTCGTCCGACGCAGGCGTCTCGCCGGAATGCCCGGGCGCCTCGTGCGCGCCGTCGCGCACCAGATTGGCCACGTCGTTGACCGCGGAAGGAAACTGCCTGTCCAGCGCATGCATCAACGGTTCGGGGTCAATCTGCAAAAAGCGGGCGTAATTACGGACAAAGCCGCGCACGAAGGTCGCGCCCGGCAAGATTGTGAAATCGTCGCGTTCTATCGCCTCCAGCTGCCGCATCGACAGTTTCAGCCTATCCGCGACTTCCCCCAAGCCCATGCCTGCCGCCTCTCGGGCGGCTTTCAGCCGGGCGCCGACGCTGGAACCCGTCGGTTGTCCCTGTTGTTCGAATTGTTGCTCCATCCTCAGCTTCCACTCAACAGCAGTTGTGTTTCTTTGGAATCCGGATAGCGGTTCTTGAGCGCGACGGAACATTCGCTCTCCAACGCCCTGTTGCCGCTTTTGCGCCCGATCTGCACGCCAAGCCACAGGTCGTCGGCTTGCAGCGCCGCGCCCTTGCCCATCCGTTCGAAATAGAAAGCAGCCAATTTGGCATTACCCAGCCCAAGATGCAACTGTGCTAATTCCCGCAACGCGGGCGCGAAATTGGGCGCGGCGCGCAGCGCCGCCAGCAAGTAATCATTGGCCTGCTCTTGATTGCCGGCCTTGGCGCTGCAGTGCCCCAGGTTCAAATAAGCCGTCTGAGGCGAATCATACAGCGGGTTGGCCAGCGCTTTCTGAAAATAGGACAAAGAATCCTGCAGCCGGTTTCGGTCGCACAGAAACAAACCGTAATTATTGTTCGCTTCCGGGTTGTTTGGATCCAGTTGCAGGGCTTTGCGGTAATTGGCTTCGGCGGGCCCTTCTTCGCGCAGCTGGGTCAAAACATAGGCGCGGGACACATAGGCCGGGACATAGGCCGGGTCCGCGGCGACGGCCAGATCCGCCGTTTCCAGCGCCACTTTGTAGTTGCCGATCTTGGCGTATTCGATCGCCAGCTGGCTGCGTATCGTCGCCAGCTCGCGCGACGTTTCGGGATCGGCGGCAAATGCGGTTGAACTCACAGCCATCCATAAGCAGGCCATCAACCCCATTTGCCGTATCGTCATTGCTTATTGTCCTCTACGAGCTGCATCCATTTGGCTTGACGGCGGGTTTTGTCCATCACCTGGCCGGCCAGCTGGCCACAGGCGGCGTCGATGTCGTCGCCGCGCGTTTTCCGCACCGTCACCACGTAACCGCGCTCCTGCAGAATTTCGCGGAACGCTCGAATCGCATTATTGCTGGAACGCTCGTAACCCGAGTTCGGGAACGGATTGAACGGTATCAGATTGAACTTGCACGGCACGTCCCGCACCAGTTCCAGCAGTTGGCGAGCATGTTCCGGCCTATCGTTGACACCGTCAAGCATCACGTACTCGAAAGTGATGAAGTCGCGCGGCGCCTTTTCCAGATAGCGCTGACAGGCCGCCATCAGCTGCGCCAGCGGGTATTTTTTGTTTATAGGCACAATCACGTCGCGAATGGCGTCATTGGGCGCGTGCAGCGACACCGCCAGCGCCACCGGGCATTCTTCGCGCAATCTGTCCATCTGCGGCACCAGGCCGGAAGTGGACAGGGTCACGCGTCTGCGGGACAGGCCGTAACCGTGGTCGTCCAGCATGATCTGCATCGCGCTGACCACATTGTCGAAGTTGGCCAGCGGCTCGCCCATGCCCATCATCACCACATTGGACACCACGCGTTCGTTCTTGGGCGTGACGCCCATCGCCTTATTGGCCCACCACAGCTGACCGATGATTTCCGCGGTGGACAGATTGCGGTTGAAGCCTTGGCGGCCGGTGGAGCAGAACGTGCACTCCAGCGCACAGCCTACCTGGGATGACACGCACAAGGTGCCGCGTTCATCCTCGGGGATGAAGACGGTTTCGACGCCGTTGCCGGTGCCTACGTCGAGCAGCCACTTGCGGGTGCCATCACTGGACGCCTGCCCGGTCATCAGCGAGGGGACCTTCACTTCGGCGCGCTCATGCAGCTTGGCGCGCAGGCTCTTGGCCAGATCGGTCATCGCGTCGAAGTCGGCTTCCGCCATCTGGTGCATCCAGCGCATCACTTGCTTGGCGCGAAACGGTTTCTCGCCCATTTCGGCGAAATGCCGGGTCAGCTGGTCCAGATTGAAGTCGAGCAGGTTGGTTTTCATGCATTCCTCGGGATAAAGCAAAGGCGGTGTGGACGACCGCCTTTTAGACGGAGCCCGTCCATGACGACGGGCTCCGCAAACAACGGAGTACTCTTTAGAGATTAGCGGGCGCTGATCTCGGATGCAGCAAAGAAATAAGCCACTTCGATCGCGGCGTTTTCCGCGCTGTCGGAACCATGAACGGCGTTGGCGTCGATGGAGTCGGCGAAATCGGCGCGGATGGTGCCGGCTTCAGCCTTCTTCGGATCGGTCGCGCCCATCAGTTCGCGGTTTTTCAGCACGGCGTTCTCGCCTTCCAGCGCCTGGATCATCACCGGGCCGGACACCATGAAGTCAACCAGGTCCTTGAAGAACGGACGTTCTTTGTGCACGGCGTAGAAGCCTTCGGCTTCGGCGCGGGACAGTTGCTTCATCTTGGCGGCCACGATTTTCAGGCCGGCGGATTCGAAACGATCGTAGATTTTGCCGATGACGTTTTTACCAACGGCGTCCGGCTTAACGATGGACAAGGTGCGTTCAATTGCCATATAAATTCTCCCAAACATCAAGACAAGTGGCTAAACTTGAGTATTATGCAGCCACTCGGGTTACCCAATTTTGACGAACCCGATATTTTAGCAGTGTTTTCAACCATGTGCTGCACATTTCTCAAGTCTCACGGACCATGCGCGAACAAAATCAACAAGACCCCGACAAGACCGGCGGCGAGGCCGAACTCAACAGCAAACTGAAAAAGCGTTTGCTGATCGCCGGCGGCCTGGTCGCCGTGGCGCTGGCCGCCATTCCGCTGACCGACAGTTTCAACAAACCCAAGGTGGAAATGACCGCCAGCAGCCAGAGCCCCAGCTCCGGCAAGATCATCAAGCCCGCCTCCGCCCCAGCGGAAGCGCCGCCGGCGCCCGCGCCCGCCAGCGCGCCGACGGCGGAAAGCAGCGCGCCCGCGACGGAGCCCGCCGGCGCGCCGCAAGCGCCCAGCGTAGCCAGCCCGGCCAGCCCGGACCTGGACAAGACTCCGGCCGTGGTCAACAACCGCCCGCCGGTCCATGCCGCCGCGCCGACGCCGGCGCACGAGCGCGCGGCGGCGAAAGCGCCTCCCGCGCCAAGCGCCGCAGCGGCTCCGCCGCAGACGGCAGCCGCCAAAGCCGCGCCGGCCGAAGCCGTCAAAGCCGCGCCGGCCGCCGCCGCCATCGCGGCGGACAAGCCCGTCGCGCCGGTCAAGGAGGCCCCGGTCAAGGCCAAGCCGGCCGGCAGCTCCATCGGCTATCAAGTCCAGCTGGGCCTGTTCTCCAGCATCGGCAACGCCGAAAAGCTGGTGAAGGAGCTGAAACAGCACGGCATCCCGGCCCACACCGTCACCCGCGTGCAGGTCGGCCCGTTCAAGAGCCGCGCCGAAGCCGACGAAACCATGGAGAAGTTGCGCGGCCTGGGTTATGCGCCCTTGCTGGCGCCCGCCGGACAATAAGACGAAATAAAAAAAGCCCTCTCCGCAATGCGGAGAGGGCAAGCTCTGAACTCACTCAAACAATCGGAACGAAACGCACCGCCGCGTGCGGCGCGGCCCAAGCCGCGAAGACCGGCCAGCGGCCCTCCGACCCATCCCTTTTGTCAGCGCATTCTCGCCGCCCGCCCCCAAAGACTCAAACAATCTCAAAGCAGGCTCAAGCCGCGCCCCCATGTGAAAAACCCTCTTCGCCGGCGAAGAGGGTTGATGCGTCCAGTCCTTTCCGGCCGTCAACTCCAGTCCAGAATCACCTTGCCGCTCTGGCCGGACAACATGGCGTCAAAGCCCTGCTGGAACTCCGCCACTGGGAAGTGGTGGGTGATGATGGGGGTGATGTCCAGACCGGACTGGATCAGGGCCACCATCTTGTACCAGGTCTCGAACATTTCGCGGCCGTAGATGCCCTTGATTTCCAGGCCCTTGAAGATGACGTGGTTCCAATCGATGGCGGTGTCGGCCGGGGGAATCCCCAGCAAGGCCACTTTGCCGCCGTGGTTCATGGTGTCCAGCATCTGACGGAAGGCCTGCGGATTGCCGGACATTTCCAGGCCGACGTCGAAGCCCTCGCTCATGTGCAATTCCGCCATCACTTGCTTGAGGTCCTGCTTGGCCACGTTCACCGCGCGGGTCGCGCCCATTTTGCGCGCCAGTTCCAAGCGGTATTCGTTGACGTCGGTGATCACCACGTGGCGCGCGCCGACATGGCGCGCAATCGCCACCGCCATGATCCCAATCGGACCCGCGCCGGTGATCAACACGTCCTCGCCCACCAGGTTGAAGCTGAGCGCGGTGTGCACCGCATTGCCGAAGGGGTCGAAGATGGACGCCAGATCGTCGGAAATGTCGTCCGGAATCGGGAAGGCGTTGAAGGCCGGAATCACCAGATACTCGGCGAACGCGCCCTCGCGATTGACGCCCACGCCGAAGGTGTTGCGGCACAGATGGCGGCGGCCGGCGCGACAGTTGCGGCAATGGCCACAGGTGATGTGTCCTTCGCCCGACACGCGCTGGCCAATGCTGAAGCCCTGCACTTCCGAGCCGATGTCCTCGATCACGCCGACGTATTCATGCCCGACGTGCATCGGCACCGGGATGGTTTTTTGCGCCCAGTCGTCCCAGTTCCAGATATGAATGTCCGTTCCGCAGATCGCGGTCTTGCGAATACGGATCAATAGATCGTTGTGGCCGATTTCCGGCTTGGCCACATCGGTCATCCACAGGCCGCGCTCGGCCTTCAGTTTGGATAATGCTTTCATTGCTGTTCCTATCCGCCGCGGCGCCCTCTTGGGCGCGCGGCGCTACGCCTCAGATCACGCCGAGCTCGCGGCCCACTTTGATGAAAGCCGCCACCGCCAGCCTAACCTGTTCTTCGCTGTGACGCGCCGACATCTGGGTGCGGATGCGCGCCTTGCCCTTGGGCACCACCGGGAAGGAGAAGCCGATCACGTACACGCCCTCTTCCAACAGCTTGGCCGCCATCTCGCCCGCCAGCCGCGCATCGCCCAGCATCACCGGCACGATGGGATGCTGGCCCGGCACCAGGGTGAAGCCGGCCGCGCTCATTTCCTGGCGGAACACTTCGGCGTTGCGGCGCACCTTGGCGCGCAGCTCCGCACCTTCCCCGCCCTTGAGGATGTTCAGCACTTCCAGGCTGGCGGCGGCGATGGCCGGGGCCAGGGTGTTGGAGAACAGATACGGACGCGAACGCTGACGCAGCAGATCGATGACGGCTTTGCGGCCGGACACATAGCCGCCGGACGCGCCGCCCAGGGCCTTGCCCAGGGTTCCGGTGTAGATGTCGATGCGATCGGCCACGCCGCACAGCTCCGGCGTGCCGGCGCCGCTGTCGCCGATGAAGCCGACGGCGTGGGAATCGTCCACCATCACCAGCGCGCCGTGGCGTTCGGCCACTTCGCACAGGGTTTTCAGATCGGCGATGATGCCGTCCATGGAGAACACGCCGTCGGTGACGATCAGCTTGAAGCGCGCACCGGCCTGCTCGGCGGCGACCAGCTGCGCCTCCAGATCGGCCATGTCGTTGTTCTTGTAACGGAAGCGCTTGGCCTTGGACAGGCGCACGCCGTCGATGATGGACGCGTGATTGAGCTCATCGGAAATCACCGCGTCTTCTTCGCCCAGCAGGGTTTCGAACACGCCGCCGTTGGCGTCGAAGCAGCTGGAATACAGAATGGTGTCGTCGGTGCCCAGAAAGCCGGAAATCGCCTGCTCCAGGTCCTTGTGCACTTGCTGGGTGCCGCAGATGAAGCGGACCGAGGCGCAGCCGTAGCCGAAGTCGTCCATGCCCTTCTTCGCCGCCTCGATCAGGCGCGGGTCGTCGGCCAGGCCCAGGTAGTTGTTGGCGCAGAAATTCAGCACATTGCTGCCGTTGCTCAAGGCGATGTCCGCGCGCTGCGGCGTGGCGATCACGCGCTCGGGCTTTTCAAAACCGTCGGCGCGAATCTGCGCCAGCGTGGCTTCTAGGTGGGCTAAGTAGGTTCGGTTCATGACTGTCCTTGTCCAGGGATGACAAAAGAATCACCATTGCGCCGCCGGATCCGCGGCGACTCAAAAACTGGCACCATTCTAGCCCAGCCATTTCACAGCCATCAGTGACAGTTCAATGCGTTTTTCCAAGATACTGTAACCTTGATAAATTAATACGAACCAACACTGTCACCATAAAATACCGCACGACAACTATCGTCACTTCAAATATTTGGCGATGATTTTTTCCAGCTTCCCGCTTTCGCGCAATTGCTGAAACGCCCTGCTCAGCCTCAGCGCGGTCGCATCCGACATTTTCGGACTGCAGGCCAGATAAATGCTGGTGGTTTGCACCTGCAAGGCCTCGCGGATGCTGTCCGTCGGCGTGCCCACCTGTTTGATGGTGTAGTTGGCCACCACGTCATGCACCGCCCAGATGTCCGCCACGCCCGCCGCCAGTTCGCGCTCAGCCTCCTCCGGCGTAGGTCTGACCGAATACCCTATATTGTTTTTTTTCAGATACTCCGCCAGCGAGGAGCCCAGCAGCACCACGACGCGCTTGCCCTTGGCGTCGTCCAGCGAGTTCAAGACCACGGGATGATGCGTATTGATGAACAGGGATTGCTTGCTTTCCATCACCAGCCCCACCCAGCGATACATTTTCTCTCTCTCCGGGGAGCGGGTAAAAGGCGTCAGACAACTGTCCGCGTCTTGCTGCACCTGCATTTGGGCGCGCTTCCAGGGGATCTCCGGCATGCGCACACTCAAGCCGGCCAATTGCAGCGCCTGGGCCACCACCTCCGTGGCGATGCCGCTCAATTTGCCGCCCTCTCCTTTCAACACCAGCGGCGGATACTCCACGCTGTAGACGGAGAGCGTCGACGGCTCCGCCGCCAACGCCGCCATGCACCACAAGCCGCTTATCGCCCACCCCAGTTTCATCCCGCACCTCCGCCCGATGCCCATGCCCGTCACAGTCCTTAACATGATTTTTAGTCCAGCCGCCGGCGTTTGCGCACAGAAACCGCGCAGCCGCGGGCTGCGATGCTAAAATCGGCGCCATGTCCTTGCGCGTCCGCCTTATTTCCAGCTCCCTGTCCCTGCTGCTTGCCGCCTGCGCCAGCACCTCGCAACCCGCCGCGGTGGAGTCCGCCGGCTTTTACCGCGTCAAACCGGGAGACACCCTGTTTCGCATTGCCCAGAACCACCGGGTCAGCGTGGCGAACCTGGTGCGCTGGAACGGGCTGAAAGACCCGGGCAGCATCAATGCCGGGCAATTGCTGCGCGTATCAGCCCCCGGCGGCTCCGCGCAAGCCTCCGCCAAGCCCGGCCGTCCGCAGCCCAGCCGGCCCGCGGCCAAGCCTTCCGCCTCCGAGCCCAGCAAGCCCGCGCCTCGGCCGACGGCCAATATCAAGCTGGTCTGGCCGGCCAAGGGCCCCGTCATCGCCAAGTTCAACGGCCAGGGCAGCAAGGGCATCGACATCGCCGGCGAGGCGGGCGCCCCCATCCGCGCGGCGGCCGGCGGCAAGGTCACCTACTCCGGCAAAGGCATCCGCAGTTACGGCAATCTATTGATCATCCAGCATGACAATGCCCACCTCACCGTCTATGCTCACAATCAGTCCTTGCTGGTCAAGGAAGGGCAAGCGGTCAAGGCCGGCGACACCATCGCCACCATGGGCAGTTCCGGCACCACCCGGGTCAAGCTGCACTTTGAACTGCGCGTCCGCTCTTCGGCGGTCGATCCCCTGCCCTATCTGACGGACTGAGCCGCACGGCGGCGGAGCGCTTGTCAGCGCCGGCGGCGTACGCGCAAAATACATTCCTTATCTGATGCGCAACCTATCGCCCGGACAGCGCGGTTTCCACTGCGCGGGCCCGAAGCGAGGAAGTCGAGAAGGCAAGCCGATGGGGAGATTACTGTTACTTGGCAGCTTGCTGCTGGCCCTCGCCGCCAACGCCCACGCCGCCAAGATCGTCAAGGTGGCCTTTGGCGAATCGCTGGAGCCCTATGTGATGGAGGGCGGCAAGAGCGGGCTTGAAGTGGAGATCGTGCGCGCCGCCTTGCAAGAGCGCGGCTACCGGATAGAACCGGTTTTCTTTTCCCAACCCCGGCTGCCGATGGCGCTGAAGAACAAGGACATCGACGCGGTGGCCACCGTGGGCGAGCAGGCCGGATTGCAAGCCGAGTATTCCGACGTCTACATCAGCTACGAGGATGTGGCCATCACCCTCAGCAGCCGCCGCATCCAGCTGCACCAAGCCAAGGAGTTGGGCGCCTATCGGGTGCTGGCCTTTTCCCTGGCCAGGCAATATCTGGGCGAAGCCTTCAAGGACATGGCCCGAAGCAATCCCAACTACGCGGAAACCGCCAACCAGGTGGATCAAAACCGGCTGCTGTACCGCGGCTCCGTGGACGTGGTGGTGGCCGACCGCAACATCTTCGCCTGGATGAACCACAAGCTCGCCACCCAGTTCAAGGAAAAAACCGCGCCGGTGGACATTCACCGGCTGTTCGCCCCCACCGTGTACCGGATGGCCTTCCGCAGCGCCCCCCTGAAGGACGAGTTCAACCTGGGCTTGCGCGCGATACAAAAAAGCGGCGCCTACAAGCAAATCGTGAATCGTTACCAGAACCTCTGAGCGCGATTGCCGATGACAGCAAGATAGCCTAACCTTCACGGTTTGATTCCGCACCGTCCCGCGCACCGTGAAACCGTCCCGTTTGCTGTTTGCCCTTTTGCCCGCGCTGCTGAGCGCCTGCGCCACCGTCAGTCCGCCGGCCCCGGTCGCCGCTCCCGTCGTCGTCGCGCCCGTCCCCCCCGAGCCGGAGGCTCCTGCGCCGGCGGTCGAAGCGCCGCCCTCGCCTCCGCCGGTGAGCGCGCCGCCGCTCAGGCCCGCCTACAACGATCCGCAGGCCGGGCGCCTGTTGCTCAACCGCCTGCTGCCGGCCAAGATCCGCGACCGCCAGGGCTGGAGCAACGACATGCTCTCGGCCTTCACCCACCTGAAGATCCCCTACACCGCGGAGAATTTCTGCGCGCTGGCGGCGGTGATCGAACAGGAGTCCAGCTGGCAGGCCGATCCCACCGTGCCCAATCTGCCCGCCATCGTCTGGGACAAGATCGCCGAGCGGGCCCACGGCTATCTGATCCCGCTGCCGGTGGTCAAAGCCGCGCTGATGAAGACATCGCCCAACGGCAAAAGCTATAAGGCGCGCATCGACAGCCTGCGCACCGAAAGGGAAATGAACGATCTGTTCGAAGACATGGCGCGCGAAGCCAGCAAGCTGGGCCTGCCGATGAGCATGAAGAACCCGATCCGCACCGGCGGGCCGATGCAGGTCAGCGTCGAGTTCGCCGAAGGCCACGTCAGAGTCTGGCCCTATCCCTATCCGCGCAGCGGCAGCGTGCGCCAGGAAGTGTTCACCCGCCGCGGCGGCGTCTACTTCGGCGCGGCCATCCTGCTGCAATACCCTGCGCCTTACAGCCAGATGCTGTACCGCTTCGCCGACTTCAACGCCGGCCGCTACAGCAGCCGCAACGCGGCCTTCCAAGCCGTCATGGAAAAACTCAGCGGCAAGGACCTGACGCTGGACGGCGACCTGCTCAGCTACAAGGACGGCAAGGTCTACCCCAGCACCACCCAGAGCGCGGTCATCAGCCAGGGCGGCAAACTGGGCATGGGCCAGGGCGAGATTCTGCGCGACCTGAAACTGGAAAAAAGCGCCGCCTTCGGCCAAAGCGAGCTCTACCGCAAAACCTACGCGCTGGCGGACCAGCGCTTCGGCAAGCCCGCGGCGCGCGAACAACTGCCGCAGATCGATCTGAAAAGCCCAAAGATCACCCGCAAGCTGACCACCGAGTGGTTCGCCAAGCGCGTGGACGGCCGCTATCAGAGCTGCCTGGCCCGCGCGCGTTGACCTCAAAACCGCCGCGATTATAATCCCACGTCATCACCCGCCGGCGCCGCTCCCGACGCCGGCGCCGGGCGGGCCTGGCTCGTCCGGCACAACAAGGCGAATTCATTCATGCGCACCACGCTCTCCTACTTCACCGGCTCGCTGCTGTTCAGCGTCGTCGTGCTGGCCGCCGCCGGCTGGTACGGCTTCCAGCTGGGCGGCCCCGCCATGGCCAGCTCTTTCCTGGTCACCGCCCTGGTGCTGGCGATTCTGGAAACCAGCGTTTCCTTCGACAACGCGGTCGTCAACGCCAGCGTGCTGCAGGCGATGAGCTCCTTGTGGCGCAAACTCTTCATGACGGTGGGCATCGCCGTCGCCGTGTTCGGCATGCGCATCCTGTTTCCGCTGCTCATCGTCGCCGTCGCCGGCGACACGCCCTTGCTCGAGGCCTTCTCCATCGCCACCCGCGAACCGCTGCGCTACCAGCAGATCATGCACGACTCGCATCTGATGATCATGGGCTTCGGCGCCACCTTCCTGCTGATGGTGGTGGTGGAATACTTCGTCAAAAAGGAAAAGGACGAACACTGGCTGCCGGCCGTCGAGCCGCTGCTGGCCCGATTGGGCTCGGTTGAAAACGCGCAGTCGATGATCGCCATCCTGTTGATCGCGCTGGTGGCCGCCGCCATTCCCGCCGGACAGAAGATGGAGTTTCTCAGCAGCTGTTTCTGGGGCTATGTGGTGTTCATGGCGCTGCATGTGTTCAAGCAGCTGTTCGGCGGCATGGACATTCAGACCGCCGCGGCCAAGAACGGCCTGATCGGCTTCGTCTATCTGGAAACGCTGGACGCCAGCTTCTCCATGGACGGCGTGATCGCCGCCTTCGCCATCACCAATAATTTCTGGCTGATCGCCGCCGGGCTCGGCATAGGCGCGATGTTCGTGCGTTCGATGACCATTCTGCTGGTGGAGCGCAACATCATCGGCCAGTTCAAATACCTGGAGACGTCCGCGTTCTGGGCCATCGGCGCCCTGGTCGCCATCATGTTCGCCGCCGCGCTCCACGTAGAGCTGGGCGAAGTGCTCACCGGCCTGATCAGCGTCGCCATCATCGGTCTGGGCATCGTCACCAGCCTGCCGGGGCGCAAGCGCCGGCGCGACTGAAACGCCCGCGCCGTAATGCGAACAGGCCTGGAATCCAGGCCTGTTCGTTATAGAGCGGCGACGGCCTTGCGCCGGCGCGCCTTGCTTCAGCCGTGAAACCGACTTTTGTTAGCCGCTCTTATCCGTCAAAGCCGATAACTGGCTCCCGTCATCAGCTTGGCGGACAGCTTCATCGCCCCCTTGACCGGAGCCGGCAATGGGGCCGCGCCCAGATCGTGGGCCATGTCCGCATGCTTCAATTCGTCGTCGCGCATCTGCTCGACGATGGCGCGGCTCTTGGCGTCCGCCTCCGGCAACAGCTTCAGATGGCTGTCCAGATGCGCGCCCACCTGTTGCTCGGTTTCCTCCAGAAAGCCCAGATTCCACTTATCGCCCAACACCCCGGCGGCCACGCCTATCGCCAGCGAACCGGTGTACCACAGCGGGTTGAACACGCTGGGCCGGCCGCCCAGCTCGCGAATGCGCCGCTCGGTCCAGGCCAGATGCTCCACCTCCTCCTGCGCCGCTTGGCGCAAGGCTTCGCGCGCCTGCGGCGTGCGCGCCGTCAGCGCCTGCCCCTGGTATAAAGCCTGGGCGCACACCTCGCCGCAATGGTTCACCCGCATCAGGCCCAAAGCGTGCCGCTTCTCCTCCGCAGCCAGCTCCGCCTCGTCCAGCGCCGCGTCAGGATGCGGCCGCAGGCTTTGCGCGGAAGCAAACAGGGTGCGCAGCCCCTTGTCGAACTCGACGATCCATTTGTCCAGCATCAATCGCTCTTTCTCGCGCTCACTCAATCGCCGGCGATTATACCCGCCCGATACGCGACGCGGC
It contains:
- a CDS encoding DUF1615 domain-containing protein; this translates as MLFALLPALLSACATVSPPAPVAAPVVVAPVPPEPEAPAPAVEAPPSPPPVSAPPLRPAYNDPQAGRLLLNRLLPAKIRDRQGWSNDMLSAFTHLKIPYTAENFCALAAVIEQESSWQADPTVPNLPAIVWDKIAERAHGYLIPLPVVKAALMKTSPNGKSYKARIDSLRTEREMNDLFEDMAREASKLGLPMSMKNPIRTGGPMQVSVEFAEGHVRVWPYPYPRSGSVRQEVFTRRGGVYFGAAILLQYPAPYSQMLYRFADFNAGRYSSRNAAFQAVMEKLSGKDLTLDGDLLSYKDGKVYPSTTQSAVISQGGKLGMGQGEILRDLKLEKSAAFGQSELYRKTYALADQRFGKPAAREQLPQIDLKSPKITRKLTTEWFAKRVDGRYQSCLARAR
- a CDS encoding substrate-binding periplasmic protein — protein: MGRLLLLGSLLLALAANAHAAKIVKVAFGESLEPYVMEGGKSGLEVEIVRAALQERGYRIEPVFFSQPRLPMALKNKDIDAVATVGEQAGLQAEYSDVYISYEDVAITLSSRRIQLHQAKELGAYRVLAFSLARQYLGEAFKDMARSNPNYAETANQVDQNRLLYRGSVDVVVADRNIFAWMNHKLATQFKEKTAPVDIHRLFAPTVYRMAFRSAPLKDEFNLGLRAIQKSGAYKQIVNRYQNL
- the coq7 gene encoding 2-polyprenyl-3-methyl-6-methoxy-1,4-benzoquinone monooxygenase is translated as MLDKWIVEFDKGLRTLFASAQSLRPHPDAALDEAELAAEEKRHALGLMRVNHCGEVCAQALYQGQALTARTPQAREALRQAAQEEVEHLAWTERRIRELGGRPSVFNPLWYTGSLAIGVAAGVLGDKWNLGFLEETEQQVGAHLDSHLKLLPEADAKSRAIVEQMRDDELKHADMAHDLGAAPLPAPVKGAMKLSAKLMTGASYRL
- a CDS encoding DUF475 domain-containing protein: MRTTLSYFTGSLLFSVVVLAAAGWYGFQLGGPAMASSFLVTALVLAILETSVSFDNAVVNASVLQAMSSLWRKLFMTVGIAVAVFGMRILFPLLIVAVAGDTPLLEAFSIATREPLRYQQIMHDSHLMIMGFGATFLLMVVVEYFVKKEKDEHWLPAVEPLLARLGSVENAQSMIAILLIALVAAAIPAGQKMEFLSSCFWGYVVFMALHVFKQLFGGMDIQTAAAKNGLIGFVYLETLDASFSMDGVIAAFAITNNFWLIAAGLGIGAMFVRSMTILLVERNIIGQFKYLETSAFWAIGALVAIMFAAALHVELGEVLTGLISVAIIGLGIVTSLPGRKRRRD
- a CDS encoding peptidoglycan DD-metalloendopeptidase family protein, producing MSLRVRLISSSLSLLLAACASTSQPAAVESAGFYRVKPGDTLFRIAQNHRVSVANLVRWNGLKDPGSINAGQLLRVSAPGGSAQASAKPGRPQPSRPAAKPSASEPSKPAPRPTANIKLVWPAKGPVIAKFNGQGSKGIDIAGEAGAPIRAAAGGKVTYSGKGIRSYGNLLIIQHDNAHLTVYAHNQSLLVKEGQAVKAGDTIATMGSSGTTRVKLHFELRVRSSAVDPLPYLTD